The sequence TGTTTAACCAACAGGTGAATGCCCACAATGTACATATAGGAAGAAGAAACTTTTAAAACCCTAGAAATTAAACTTTTTCCTCATTCAATTTCCAGAGTAATCAAGTAAAGCAAGAGATATCTGTAGGAGCTCAACAAGTGCAGACAAACACAACTCAGATTACTGATCTGAAGCGAACTCTTCAAAGTCTGGAAATGGAGCTACAAGGCCAGTATGCCATGGTAAGATGCAGTTACGTAAATCAATGTTGGTTGATTCTCAAGGGGTTAACTTCTATCAGGCTTGCTATATGCTAAAGTTACTATAAGCCGTCAAGGGTTaagttaaagggatcctgtcagtctaatttgaccttataaaccactaccagaagtTGTCAAGCAGTgttacaccttccagatcaggtttctttcatggcccagtatgGTGGCAACATCCAGAAAATCGACTTTAAGGTGAGATGgaaattggttgtaaaaagtcaaggagattttaacactgaggtCAAACGCTTTACTCCTCAGAAAGCCACAtttattgtaattgatggtcctatgtccagaaacatcactaaccagatctcctgatgtccgatgcacaatgtcaatcacaagGGAGGAGGCCGAGCGCCCCACCTTGACATCAGTGTTAAACCTATgtacaactcacttcaaagtaaattttctggatgatcgaccacactggaccatgaaagaaacaaaaactagaaggtgttacactactTCACAATATTCAGGTAGAGGTTTATTagtccaattgctgatgacaggttccctttaagtacaggctgtccccggcTGGAAGAAACCTGAcaaacagacaacccctagttacagacggacctctctgccgactgtgacctctggggaagctctctggatgctttactatagtcccagactgcaacaaTTATCTATAAGGCCTCTGTAACAaagttttatggataatccttgttcccttgacagcaaaaaaatttgaaaatccaattgtctcagggattaaaaaatattgtctggagttacaattattacatataaagttttgacttacatacaaattcaacttaagaacaaaccttgtaGAACCTACCTTGTATATAATCACTCATGCCAAGGAGACAAGATCAGATCATATTGGGAAATAGGTGGCATGGTCTTCTAATTGTCATGAAAGGCCCAAGGATGATATATTGAAGTATAAGTAGTACATCATATAAAGTGCACAGTCAAGCAGTATTCTGTATTTATGCATGTTCCCAGTAgctgtactttaaccataggagTAAGTGAGCTCCAACTGTACCTCCATATTCCTCCCAATTCTAGTTCCCAATGGAGGTGTATGCAGGTTATTTTCAGCCAAAGAGAAGCATAGCATATTTTATGAGGTGCTACATAAAGGAGGTATTTCTACATTATGGTGTGACATTGAATGACTTTGAATGTGCTGGTTCCAGGTTATAGGTCATACCTAGGAATCACACtcgtctatatttttttttatcagaaacaATCACTGGAACAATCCTTGGCTGAAAAAGAAGGTAACTACTGCATGCAAATATCGCAGATCCAATTAGTGATCAGCAGTGTGGAGCAGCAACTGGAGCAGATACAGAATGATACCACATGCCAGAAGTCTGAGTATGAAGAACTTTTGGATGTCAAAGTGAGACTTGAACAAGAGATAGCAACCTATCAGAAGCTTCTGGAGGAAGGGTAAAATAAAGATGTGACGCTAACCTCGTACTTTTCTGAGGGAATGTACTAGTATTTATTCATCTCTATACATGTTTTACAGGGATTCCGAGGCTGGACAAGGTACAACACAAAGCGGCAGTAGCAGGTCCACATCTACTACTCAAACGTCCCGAGCTGGAGGCACAACCACCCAATCTCCCAGGACTTCTACAACTCAAAGCTCAAGGTCTTCAACACCATCTTCTATAACTTCAAGAGCAGGAAGTGTAGCAACTGGAGTCGGAGGCTCTGGTGCTTCTGATTCCTCTGGAAGCAGAGGTTCTGGTGTCTCACGTGTTTCTAGTCAGACCTCTAGTGCAACATCTTCATCTGCTTATAGAAGCCAACTTGGTTCTTCTGGCTCTGGAGGTGCAGGTTCTGGTGGTCAAAGTTCTAGTACATCAGCCACTTCTGGTGCTGCAGGTGCAAGGCCTGGTTCATCCTCCTCTGTTGGATCTAGGAGTCAAAGTTCAGATGGTAAAGAGATCCATAGTAGGATATCAGATAATGCTGATAATGCTTCTTTTTCTGTCATGTTGCTTGCTTATATTAAATTCCAGGTATAATCACCCACAAATTAAGTATATAACACTTCTCAATCAGAATTGGGCATTGTAACAGAGGTAAGCTTCATGACCAGGGAAGCTTTCTGTACATATGCACAAATCACATTCCCCAAGGGCTGACAATGCGTAAAAAAGTTTGTTATGCTGTttatacagacactttacagctgatcaatgtagtCTGGgtttatagtaaagcatccagagacttcaccagaggtgaccataggcagaggggtccgtctataactagggattgtctgtaagtcaggtgtccttaagtagtggactgcctgtattactaccaccactacttaaggacacctgacttacagacaatccctagttatagacggacccctctgccccctgtgacctctggtgaagtctctggatgctttactataaacCCAGactacattgatcagctgtaaagtgtctgtagtgaagctttctTGACAATCCTTggcccaattacagcaaaaaaatttggaaactcactggggcaaaaaaaaattttgtctggatctacaatgataaaatatacagtttcgacttacatacagattcgacttaagaacaaacctatggaacctatgttgtatgtaaccagaggactgcctgtactagctcTTAGTTTTAGTGATACAGTTGTCCTAGCATTTCTAACAACTCTACATTTCTCTTTAACTTTATAGGAAAAACTAGGAGGACAATAGTGAAAACCGAAACCTATGTTGATGGTAATATGGTGGATTCAAAAACTGAAGAGATAGAAGAACCAACAAAATAAGATGTGATCCACCCCGCATAATAccagaagcagcagaatttattCCTACCTATTGCAGTTACGGGTTCTCggctttttctatttttcaacatGTCTACGTGTTACTTCATATCTAATAGCAATAAACTCCTGAAGCAAATGACTGTGTGATATTTGTAATTATAAATTTAGGTGGCCCTTTGGACTATTGAGCTCAGGAACATTAAAAATAGACAAGAATATATAGGAAACAATGGGCAGAGCTGTAATATAAATTGTGACCAGAAATTGCAGTGTGCTATGGATGCATAACTAGTACAAGAGGATAGCAGGCACATTGTAGAAGCCTGGAACATTACATCGGACAAGGATGCCATTATATGAGCACAGTATAAAGGAAACAACAAATAGAGAGAGTATTCGTGAAGCCTACAGGCCACACATCCAGCAGTATAGTTGAGGACTGGATGTAGTTCAAGATCACTACTGGAGGAAACACGAGGCAAGAGTTAACCTCTACAATGACATAGTACACAATGAGATTAATAGACTCACGTCTTCCATTTATAACGCTCATCATACAGATAAAATATGTGCTAATATAATTGTTAATATaatattctttttaaaaaaattgccagAAGCAAGATTAGAAGGTGTTAATATATCAGAAAGTTCCCCAGTTCTGTTCCATGAACTCCGAATGTTGGCCAACCAATAGAAATGCATGCTATAAGTTCTGAGCTATTTGGCAGAGTTGCTTGTGCTGTCTCATCTTGTTCATAGTCAATTAAGTTACCTCCCATACCTCAGGAtgcaaataatttatttatattcatgAAGAAAAATACATCCCCAAGACAAGGATTATACAGTAAATAAAGCTAATGTTTCATGTATGAAGAAAAAACTATGAATGTAAGTTTGGGTCAGCTAACTGCACAATGTATAATTTATATGTTATGTTATGGAATTCCTATAGCAGTGCCGGAGAGGGTTTGTCAATTTCCAAATGCGTCCATAGTGAATAGAGGGGTATATTGAGAACGGGACCATGATTCTTGTGAACAGTAGGGGTAAGTGGGGGACGCCCAGTGATCAGATTGTTATTTGTCAGGGATACACCTGCGACCCACGTCGCTCTCCCCTGCCTCTCGCATCCTAGAGCATGCATGCGCCGGcttcctgagatttaaagggccagcacgtctATAATTGGCACTGCCCAGCCCCCCTTTCTacttaaattccagccccttcctgtgtcccctgccggatcttcgtgccttgtgtctTAGAGAAAGCTATGTTCCATGACCTTTGCTGTTATTGTaattttcccgttgtgaccccgattctgttcctgactacgttcctctgctgccttccttgacctattgctatgtccaaCTATGATTTTGTTTAACATCTttttaccttgccttggctgcaaCCGCAGACAAACTTGCACCTGTGgaatggtggtaccacgctgcagcatcagcaagtccaacccgctttgcagtgggctctggtgaaaaccgggtgccacttagattccagtcccaggtgtcgggtcATGTCaatgtccgcagtggtccagtgggtccactacattatttcatatactgtgtataggggataacaataatacttggtacaacccctttaccaTTTCACTATTCAATTGAAATAGACATAAGAGGCAATACCCTCCTATAGTACACAACGTTTTACAGCAAATACCATAATGTCTGGTGGGCAGTGTTCTCCAGGAATCTTCAAAACCTGGATTTATTTCTTAGACTTTCAGATAACAAGACATGATCCATCATTCTTGAGATCACATATTCAGTATTGCAGCGGTGGAAAGCCATTCACCACTTCTACCAAGGCTTTGGCATTATATATATCGATATCAAGGTTCCTTACCATGGAAAACCCAGTACATATCTCTTCAAACCGGTCGGCTGGCTGATTATTTGTCTGACAGCTGTTCCTCCTGGCTCCGTCATACACATACCTGGTCGGATCAGTGGAAAGGGTGTTAGGAATGTAAAAAGGCACTGCCGAAATCTTCAAGCAGTAGCTTTTCTCTCAAGAGAAAAATAATGAAGCCGATAAATGAAAAGTTTAATTCttatcccctctccatagacatttGGTCTACCAACCTGATCACAACGGTCCTGACTGAGAAGCAGGTCAAGAAACTGCAGATTCTAAGATTAAATGGAGTGGTAGGACATATGTTTAGATGGAAACCTCCTTCTTGGGAGCATGGGACCCCCAATAAATGGATTGTTATCCCCTTAAGAATCTAGCAACTTATAGGTAATTATCTGCTGTAATTATCAGGAAGAGAAAGCATCATTGTGGTTGTTACTTTTCACTGTTTAATTTACCCCATATGTCTTCAATTAAAAGCTGAACGTcttcacactgcgcccctaaaatacCAGTCATTTACAGTATAGTATCATCTGGATAATAATActctgctcctaaataatatatactgtacatctcacAACACTACAGCGATGTCCACCCACTGCATATGAAACACACTCTTTGTGGCTTTGTGACCCCTTTAATCTATTACAGTATGTGATACATGCCCCTGAATAAATGATCAAATAGCACCtttaatgtatgtatatgtactgtatatatgtatatatatatatatatatatatatatatattttttttttttttttatatatacaatatatcccTCCCTTTTCAACTGATAATATATAGCATATTCATTTACAATACAGAATTATCTGATATACTCTAGAGAACTAATTGATGATAGTATATAGCTCCCCTTAATAAACATATCTATCCCTCCCCCTGTAATAACCCATAGTTACTGCAGTCACCCTAGTATTATATAAGATATAGCCCTATTATCACAGAATAGGGGTTAAGTGTCTTTTCATAGAATATCAAGACCCCCAGTGATTAAGAGAGATGGGCAATAAGAGCTTGTCGTTCAAAAGCAGTTTAAAACAtaaaagctctgattggttgttctGGACTATTAGGACATTATTGTTATTAGATACTTTTAAAGAATACAGTCCATAATTGTGCCTCATGTTTGTAGCAATtgtaatatgtgatatatgtgacaTTATTTAGAATAATTACTATGAAAAAGTTCTTTTTGTGCAATATTCTGGTGACATAAATGTTCTCATTTAGATAGCCTCAACTCCTTACACCCTGCATGTCTTACTATATGTAAATCAATGGAATTGTAGCTCTTTCTGCAGCTCTAATCCCTTTGTGTCCTGAGGCAGATTTACACAAAGATCAATAGCAGAAGTAGGTTCTTGATCATGTGGCACAGTTCCTGAAGCTTTCAGCAGAAATCTTAAAATATTAAGGCATAAATAATTTGTTTAGACAGGTTGGGAAAGGCCTCAGCAGCTTATAATGACAGGCTAATGACACTCCACCCATATTCCTTTTTGATTTAAAAACTATAGCCTCAGGATAAAATATTTGGACAGATAAGAACATATCAAAACAGAATAAATTATTCACCTGGGCACCAAATCCATAATCTTACACaacatttacaagaatataagagGAAACGCCCAACGTTAATTTATATAAAAGGAACTGAACAGTCGTATCTGCTGGTCGATATAGCAGCTACAGATTGCACTGAAAGCTCCATTTCTATTCCACCATCATGGCAACCCAATATGCAAGGTCCTTGGGAGGTGGTGGTCAAAGCTCTGCTTCATTTAGGAGGTCAACACAAAGCTTCCAAAAAGTTGGGGGAAGCAGTGGAGGTGGAGGATATGGTGGGGGGCAAGGAGGAATTATAATGAATGGAGCAGGTTTTGGAGAATTTGGCTATGGCGAATTTGGAGGCGGTAATTTTGGTGATGGCTACGTTCTAGGTGGTGGAGGTTATACTGGAGGAATTGGCGGAGGTGCTGGTGGTGGCTATGGAGGAGGAATTGGTGGAGGTGCTGGTGGTGGCTATGGAGGAGGATTTGGCGGAGGTGCTGGTGGTGGCTATGGAGGAGGATttggtggtggtgctggtggaGGATTTGGTGCAGGATTTGGTGGAGGAGCTGGTGGATTTGGTGGCGGTGGTGGAATTTTGGCAAGCAATGAAAAACAAACTATGCAGAATCTTAATGACCGTTTGGCTTCCTACTTGGACAAAGTCAAAGCTCTAGAGGATGCTAATGCAGATCTTGAGCATAAAATCCGTGAATGGTATGAAAAACAACGCCCTGGCTCCACTACTGGTACAGGCCCAGACTACAGCAAATATGAGAAAACTATTGAGGATCTCCGAACTAAGGTAAGAGATAAATGAGCACACAATATATAACCTAGACAATGGAATTCAGTAGTTCTATGTCTTTGTTTAATTGATGTCATTTTTGCTATTGTGCAAGGGGTTGTTCCAGGCAATAAAAAAAGGGAACTAACAGAGAGTAGGAAGAGGttctcatttttttttaagtttttttataatAATGAGTTTATTTAACCAGTGATAATTTACTGAATTTATTTACCAAAAAGACTGCCTGTGGATATTTTGTGGCGCCATTTTGAAGTTTCTGTAAGATGATGTTGTGATGTTGTGACCCTCCCTTTTCTATGGTGGTTGGAAGGAACTTTCAAGTTGTAGATGAACAAAAACTATCCTTAGGTCATACTACATTTCCTCTCTTTGAAGGAGACAGAAGCATACATCCTGTATGTCCTGGTTTCACGTGTTAAAGTTGTAAATTTCACTATTATGTTGTAGATCCTGGCTGCCAACATTGACAATGCCAAGATCATTTTGCAAATAGACAATGCCCGGCTGGCAGCTGATGATTTCAGACTGAAGTGAGTACACATACAATGAGGCTTATATAGAAGATATGTACCCATAAAGATGACTTCAATAATGTACCCATAATGTACCCATAAAGATGATATCAATGATGTTCCCACAGATATGAGAATGAGCTTGCTCTCCGACAAAGTGTAGAGGCTGATATTAATGGTCTGCGGAGAGTCCTGGATGAACTGACCCTATCAAGATCTGATCTTGAAGTCCAGATTGAGAGCCTGACTGAAGAACTTGCTTATCTCAAGAAGAACCACCAAGAGGTAAGCTGTGAACCGTTTCCGAGGCTCCAAATTATGACTGTCACTGGAGTTAGACTAAAATGTATGATATATGATTATATTAAAAGATGCTTCTGTAAAAACCTTGTTAAAGTAATGTATCTCCAAAAGAAAACTAACCTAATAATTACCTCTTTGGAGCTAGATATTTACTAATCTCTTTTAGAAGAGCACACCACAAATTTACCATTTTAGCTGTAATTTTGATTGGTTATTTCATAAAGATTTAATTGTTTGTAAAATTGTATGTTGCTGGATCTCCCCATCCGCTCAGTGAACATTACACAAACACTAGACCTAGAAACGAATTAGCTGCTCATGTGGATCCACTACCCATTAATTCCAATGAATTTTGAAAGCCAAAATGTATAATTTGTTTATGAACCTTTTCTCCTAATACTGAATATTGTCCAGACATGAATGCACACTTAGGAAGTTACATCAGACATAAGTGTTGATGAACTTTAGGATGGAAGGGTATGACATAAAAGGTGGAAGATGATTGATGAGGATTCCTATAATCTACAATTATCCTTTAAATAAATATCTGAAAAGTATTCAAGTAGCAGAAATCCAAATATATTTCCCCTCTGGCGTCCCAGTATTTATGTCCAGGACCTGCCTGATCATGATCCTCAGGAATTTTCTGAGCTTTGAGTATGGCTGCTCTGTAATTTACATTCTCTACTTGAAGGAGTCAGGCAATTACTACTTTTTTTATGTGGGTGAAGGGAAGCCTGAATCTTAGAAAAACCTCTCTTTAAAGAAatcaatattttattttgttatttttaaaggggttgcatAGAAGTAGAATAATTCTGTTTCTCAAAAACAGAGCCAATTGGTATTGCAACTTGCCTTATTCATTTCAATAAGACGGAGCTGAAATGCCAGACTTTGGAGCAGATTGGCACGTTTCTGGGAATAAGTAGCATAAGTTGCATCTTTTCCTAGAACTCACATCTGTGTGTTACCATTCACCTTTTTAATAGGGTGGGTACTTATATACTGACAAAGAAACAAGCTAGCAGTGTGAAACTC comes from Engystomops pustulosus chromosome 6, aEngPut4.maternal, whole genome shotgun sequence and encodes:
- the LOC140064481 gene encoding keratin, type I cytoskeletal 12-like — translated: MATQYARSLGGGGQSSASFRRSTQSFQKVGGSSGGGGYGGGQGGIIMNGAGFGEFGYGEFGGGNFGDGYVLGGGGYTGGIGGGAGGGYGGGIGGGAGGGYGGGFGGGAGGGYGGGFGGGAGGGFGAGFGGGAGGFGGGGGILASNEKQTMQNLNDRLASYLDKVKALEDANADLEHKIREWYEKQRPGSTTGTGPDYSKYEKTIEDLRTKILAANIDNAKIILQIDNARLAADDFRLKYENELALRQSVEADINGLRRVLDELTLSRSDLEVQIESLTEELAYLKKNHQEEMNTLHGAQAGQVTVEMNAAPGQDLTKLLNDMREQYEAIADKNRREAEARFLEQSKELKKEISAGVAQVQSSSSEISDLKRTLQALEIDLQSQMALKTSLETTLAETEGRFCAQIAQIQSIIAGVEEQLAQLRCDMERQSDEYKQLLDIKTRLEQEIEKYRQLLEGEGGSSIGGYKGSPAGSVDSSKNPNRKRMVKTVYEEVVDGKVVSSSVKEIEEKY